From the genome of Verrucomicrobiota bacterium:
TTTTTCCTTCGTAACGTTTCGACGAACTTTGGCAACGTTTCCTTGAAAACTTCCGGCGTAGGGTTGCCCCAGTAATCGAGAACGAAGCACGCGGCGTCGATCTCGCTGACGGCGTCGGCGACGGCGGGTTCGCCAAGGCCGTTGCCGCTAAAACCGAGATTGATGAAATCCAAGTTGAGCCAGCGCGAGAGTTGTGCCTGGCAACTCATGCCGGGATTGGAAGCGCATCCGCCTTGCGTAATGCTCGACCCGTAATAGACCACCGGCTTGGTCAACGCGAAGGGCGATGGCGGTTCGAGCCTCGCGTTCGATTCCAAGACAATTTCAGAGATCGTGACGCCTTTGTAGAGCGGCAGGTAGATGGTGATGTCGCGTGGCGCGCGATCTTTTCCAACCATCCATTCCTTGACGATGCTCCCGGATTTGTCCGGCCAGGCGCTGCCCATGTATTCGCCGTTGACGTAAATGTCGAACCCGCTCTGGCCAATGGTAGTCATGTGGTGCATGCCGGAGGTGTCGGGATTCTGGGCGCGGATGCCAACCTTGGTCGAATCGGTCTTGAAGCGGATGCGGCCGCCAGACGGTTGTTGAGCCAGATTCCAGACTGCCGGGCGAAACGTTTCCTTCGAGCGAAGTGGCAGGCGTCCCAAGACCGGCTTGTCTTCGTTGAACCAGGCCAGGCCGCTCACCGTGAGTCGCGTATCGGGAAAACTGATGTGCTGCGCGTTGGTGGAATCCATCAAGTCGGCTTTGAGGGGCGTCGCGATACTGCCGAGCATGGCGATGGCAGATACGAGTCGGTGGGTTACTTTTGTCATGCCTGGAGTTTTATGTTCCAGCCGGTGCAATGCAAGATTTACGCGGCTTGGAACGTTGTCGCGCAGGCCGACTTTCGGCTTGCGATGGCGTTTCACAATCTGCTACAAACGCACCACTTTATGGCAGCCATTGGCCGATTTCAAAAGGGCGACGAAATTTTTTACGCCAAAGTTGTGGACGGCGAACTGTTTCGTCTGCGGGGTGAAGTCTTCGGTTCGCCTTCCTTCGACAAAAAGGCGACGCCGTTCAAGGGTCTGCGGACGTTGACGCCGGTCGCCCCGTCCAAGATCATCGCCGTGGGATTGAACTACGCCGATCACGCGCGCGAAAGCGGCAAACCGTTGCCCAAGGAACCGCTGTTCTGGTTGAAGGCCACCACCTCGCTGATTCCCGACGGCGCCAAGATCGAAATTCCGTTTCCCGATCATCGGACGGACTACGAAGCGGAACTGGCCATCGTCATCGGCCGGCGGGTGCGCAACGTGACCCCGGCGGCGGCGGCACGCTACATTTTCGGCTACACGGCGGCGCAGGACATCAGCGACCGCACGATTCAGAAATCGGAGAGCCAGTGGGCGCGGTGCAAATCGTTCGACACGTTCACACCGCTCGGACCGTACGTCGAAACCAAGATTGACCCGCATGATCTGACGATTCAACTTTTTCAGAACGGGCAATTGCGCCAGAACTCGAACACCAGCCAGTTGATTTTCAATTGCTATCAACTGGTCAGTTTCATTTCCACCAACATGACGCTGTTGCCCGGCGACATCATTGTGACTGGAACGCCGAGCGGCATCGGGCCGATTGAATCGGGGGATCGTCTCGAAGTGCGCATTCAAGGACTTGCGCCGCTGGTCAACACGGTGAAATAAGCCAGATAATTGCGGCAAGCCGCGGCCGAGTATAAATTAATGGCATGAGAAAAAACACCTCATCTTCCAAAACCAGAAAAAGGATCGATTGGGACGCCGTCTGCGAGCGCACACGGCAACGGTGCAACAAACTTTCTGACGAGGAACGGCGGGAGTTGCACAAAAAAGCCTTGGCGATTATTTTTGGAAAATCGGCTAATATTTGACCGGCGATGAAACGGGATGCTCTCAAAAAGAAACCCTCCAAAAAAGTGGATTGGGCAGCGGAAGTGCGGAAATTCAAACCGCAACTCAACGCCCTGACCGACTCGCAGCGCCAGCGGTTGCTGGCCGAAGCCTTGGCGGACATCAACGGCGCAGAATTGACTCGCGCTCATGCTCGCCGCCGTTGACACCAACTTCCTGCTCGCATTGGCCGCAGATGACGAAGACGCATTGGATGCCGCCGACACTTTGCGCCGCCGCGCCCCGCGTTTTCAAGTCGTCGCCACCCCGACGGTTTTGGAAGAGTTGAGGTTCTTCAAGGTACAGCTCCGGAATCCACGGTTGCAATCCGCCGCCACCAAGGCGCTCGCCTCCTTTCGCGCTGATTGGAACTTCCAATCAGCGGCACTTTCAC
Proteins encoded in this window:
- a CDS encoding SGNH/GDSL hydrolase family protein, whose amino-acid sequence is MTKVTHRLVSAIAMLGSIATPLKADLMDSTNAQHISFPDTRLTVSGLAWFNEDKPVLGRLPLRSKETFRPAVWNLAQQPSGGRIRFKTDSTKVGIRAQNPDTSGMHHMTTIGQSGFDIYVNGEYMGSAWPDKSGSIVKEWMVGKDRAPRDITIYLPLYKGVTISEIVLESNARLEPPSPFALTKPVVYYGSSITQGGCASNPGMSCQAQLSRWLNLDFINLGFSGNGLGEPAVADAVSEIDAACFVLDYWGNPTPEVFKETLPKFVETLRRKNPKTPIIITSPYCFPSETFTGKNEGALAEKRRTAEEFVAQQRRAGDKFISYVDGREMLSREQAVGLVDGVHCNSLGFYFCAKGLEPHLRKALKLGKARATR
- a CDS encoding fumarylacetoacetate hydrolase family protein; this encodes MAAIGRFQKGDEIFYAKVVDGELFRLRGEVFGSPSFDKKATPFKGLRTLTPVAPSKIIAVGLNYADHARESGKPLPKEPLFWLKATTSLIPDGAKIEIPFPDHRTDYEAELAIVIGRRVRNVTPAAAARYIFGYTAAQDISDRTIQKSESQWARCKSFDTFTPLGPYVETKIDPHDLTIQLFQNGQLRQNSNTSQLIFNCYQLVSFISTNMTLLPGDIIVTGTPSGIGPIESGDRLEVRIQGLAPLVNTVK